The following proteins are co-located in the Paraburkholderia phytofirmans PsJN genome:
- a CDS encoding type II secretion system protein M — MKAELAQTWAGFWEQRTEREKALLTWGGGVLAVVIAWSVLWAPAQEGRSHLRESLPAMQRQLAQMTAQANEARQLSAAAQGVAPTGAALKDALTASLSDHGLAATQVQVIGNAVQIQLKNASFPAWTAWVDDVRKQFKVQVSEAHATALKEDGQVDLTASLQPSTAK; from the coding sequence ATGAAAGCTGAACTCGCTCAAACATGGGCCGGATTCTGGGAGCAGCGCACCGAGCGCGAAAAAGCCCTGCTGACGTGGGGCGGCGGCGTGCTCGCCGTGGTGATCGCGTGGTCGGTGCTGTGGGCGCCGGCGCAGGAAGGCCGCTCGCATCTGCGTGAATCGCTGCCCGCCATGCAGCGTCAGTTGGCGCAGATGACCGCGCAGGCGAACGAAGCGCGCCAATTGTCGGCGGCGGCTCAAGGCGTCGCGCCGACCGGCGCCGCGCTGAAGGACGCCCTTACCGCTTCGCTCAGCGATCACGGCCTCGCGGCGACACAGGTTCAGGTGATCGGCAACGCGGTCCAGATCCAGTTGAAGAACGCGTCGTTCCCGGCGTGGACCGCTTGGGTCGACGACGTGCGCAAGCAGTTCAAGGTGCAAGTCTCGGAGGCGCACGCCACGGCGCTCAAGGAAGACGGCCAGGTGGACCTGACGGCGTCGTTGCAGCCGTCCACCGCGAAATGA
- a CDS encoding efflux transporter outer membrane subunit yields the protein MQSDRISRARMLAPRALTIAVAAAFTGLLAACAVGPDYKRPAAEIPASYKEAAPGWKVAEPADQQDRGDWWSIYEDPQLNALEERLNTANQTVAQFAAAYRQARALVGEARAAYFPTIGASAGATRSGNGRSSGGNSTTATSRSGVSNSFNVQLDASWEPDLWGSVTRSVNAQKAGQQGAAADLANARLSAQATLAQTYFSLRALDSTQKLLDDTVAAYQRSLQLTQNQYAAGVAARSDVIQAQTQLQSAQASAIDNGVQRAQDEHAIAVLVGEPASTFSIPPAPLTATPPTVPAQMPSALLERRPDIASAERKAAAANEQIGVAIAAFFPSLTLSASGGFENSVFSQLLTAPSRFWTLGPQLAATLFDAGLRQAQTDAARAAYDGDVATYRQTVLAAFQDVEDNLASQRILAQEIVVQQQAVDSARQALAIVTNEYKAGTVGFVNVLTAQTTAFTAEQKLENIAGQRMVSSVGLVKALGGGWDASRMNRETGDVAAPAPLPASSAAPVAQSTATPPARTQAE from the coding sequence ATGCAGTCTGATCGAATCTCGCGCGCGCGGATGCTTGCGCCTCGCGCCCTGACTATTGCTGTGGCTGCAGCCTTCACCGGCCTGCTGGCGGCTTGCGCGGTCGGCCCCGACTACAAGCGTCCCGCCGCCGAGATCCCGGCGTCCTACAAGGAAGCCGCGCCCGGCTGGAAAGTCGCTGAACCGGCCGACCAGCAGGATCGCGGCGACTGGTGGAGCATTTACGAAGATCCTCAGCTGAACGCGCTCGAGGAGCGCCTGAACACCGCCAACCAGACAGTCGCCCAATTCGCTGCCGCCTACCGGCAGGCGCGCGCGCTGGTCGGCGAGGCGCGCGCGGCGTATTTCCCGACTATCGGCGCGTCGGCGGGTGCAACGCGTTCCGGCAACGGGCGGTCCTCCGGCGGCAACTCGACCACGGCTACGAGCCGCTCCGGCGTCAGCAACAGTTTCAACGTGCAGCTCGACGCAAGCTGGGAGCCGGATCTGTGGGGTTCGGTCACCCGCTCGGTGAACGCGCAGAAAGCCGGCCAGCAAGGCGCCGCGGCGGACCTCGCCAACGCGCGGCTGTCGGCCCAAGCCACGCTCGCCCAGACCTACTTCTCGCTGCGCGCGCTCGATTCGACCCAAAAGCTGCTCGACGACACGGTCGCGGCCTACCAGCGCTCGCTGCAACTCACGCAGAACCAGTACGCGGCCGGCGTCGCCGCGCGCTCCGACGTGATTCAGGCGCAGACGCAATTGCAATCGGCGCAGGCGTCCGCGATCGATAACGGCGTTCAGCGCGCCCAGGACGAGCACGCAATCGCCGTCCTAGTCGGCGAACCGGCCTCGACCTTCTCGATTCCGCCGGCGCCGCTTACCGCCACGCCGCCCACCGTGCCGGCGCAGATGCCGTCCGCGCTGCTCGAGCGGCGTCCGGATATCGCCTCGGCGGAGCGCAAGGCCGCGGCGGCGAACGAACAGATCGGCGTCGCCATCGCCGCTTTCTTCCCGTCGCTGACGCTGTCGGCTTCCGGCGGCTTCGAAAATTCGGTGTTCTCGCAACTGCTGACCGCGCCGTCGCGCTTCTGGACGCTCGGCCCGCAGCTCGCTGCGACGCTATTCGACGCCGGCCTGCGCCAGGCGCAGACCGACGCGGCGCGCGCCGCCTACGACGGCGACGTCGCGACCTACCGTCAAACGGTGCTGGCCGCGTTTCAGGACGTCGAGGACAATCTCGCGTCGCAACGCATCCTCGCCCAGGAAATCGTCGTGCAGCAGCAAGCGGTGGATTCGGCGCGTCAGGCGCTCGCCATCGTCACGAACGAGTACAAGGCCGGCACGGTCGGCTTCGTCAACGTGCTGACGGCACAGACCACGGCTTTCACGGCCGAGCAGAAGCTGGAGAACATCGCCGGACAGCGGATGGTGTCGTCGGTGGGTCTGGTGAAGGCGCTGGGCGGCGGCTGGGACGCCTCGCGGATGAATCGCGAAACCGGCGATGTGGCAGCGCCGGCGCCGCTGCCGGCATCGTCGGCTGCGCCTGTCGCGCAAAGCACGGCGACGCCGCCGGCACGGACGCAAGCCGAGTAG
- the gspI gene encoding type II secretion system minor pseudopilin GspI: protein MRRCRSMTAREKVHGAQRGFTMIEVLVALAIIAIALAASLRAVGSLASGEADLHRRLLAGWSADNTLAQLHLTHAWPNVGSTSFDCSQGNLQLICTEQVTATPNPVFRRVEVMVTMPGGSGNLAQMVTVVANENNRSL from the coding sequence ATGCGTCGTTGCAGGAGCATGACGGCTCGCGAAAAGGTTCACGGCGCGCAGCGCGGTTTTACGATGATCGAAGTGCTGGTGGCGCTGGCGATCATCGCCATCGCGTTGGCCGCTTCGTTGCGCGCGGTGGGCAGTCTCGCGAGCGGCGAGGCCGATCTGCACCGCCGCTTGCTGGCCGGCTGGAGCGCGGACAATACCTTGGCGCAGTTGCATCTGACGCATGCCTGGCCGAACGTCGGCTCGACGAGTTTCGACTGTTCGCAGGGCAACTTGCAGTTGATCTGTACCGAGCAGGTGACGGCCACGCCGAATCCGGTGTTTCGTCGAGTGGAAGTCATGGTGACGATGCCGGGCGGGTCCGGCAATCTGGCTCAGATGGTGACGGTGGTCGCGAATGAAAACAACCGTTCGCTCTGA
- the gshA gene encoding glutamate--cysteine ligase, whose protein sequence is MPNTTPSRTTDAFSHRLSVLTSGPQRDALIRGLRGIEKESLRVTHEGKLALTPHSRALGSALTHPSLTTDYSEALLELITPAEHDVALTLEKLDTLHRFVYAQLGDEILWNNSMPGLLPDTDDGIPIAHYGTSNIGKLKYVYRIGLALRYGRTMQCIAGIHYNYSLNEEVWRLLHADQQSTANAVDFQSDRYLALIRNFRRTNWLLMYLFGASPALDRRFLRDRKHTLDSLDADTLYRPYATSLRMSDLGYSNTTAQAELHADYDTLPGYLDALAKAVSQPYPAYEAIGTQRDGEWVQINTNVLQIENEFYSTIRPKRITHPGERPLHALAARGVQYVEVRCMDIDPFEPTGISLETSRFLDAYLLVCALDDSALLPPDAYAEANQNFGRVTMEGRKPGLELTRDGQPVAMTDWANELLIKIDAAAAALDTLHGGDAHARAVAVQRAKLADASLTPSARVLQTMREKQQSFLAFGLEQSEAHAAYFRARPLDAEQTQAFTDLAAQSLAEQAKLEQEEVGSFDAFVAAYRAYTLNRFSV, encoded by the coding sequence ATGCCAAACACGACACCTTCCCGCACGACCGACGCGTTCTCGCACCGCCTGTCCGTGCTGACCTCAGGCCCGCAGCGCGACGCGCTGATACGCGGCCTGCGCGGCATCGAAAAGGAAAGCCTGCGCGTGACGCACGAGGGCAAGCTCGCCTTGACGCCGCATTCGCGCGCGCTCGGTTCGGCGCTTACGCATCCATCGCTCACTACTGACTATTCCGAGGCGCTGCTCGAACTGATCACGCCGGCTGAGCACGACGTCGCGCTGACGCTCGAGAAGCTCGACACGCTCCACCGTTTTGTCTACGCACAACTCGGCGACGAGATCCTGTGGAACAACTCCATGCCGGGTCTGCTGCCCGACACGGACGACGGCATTCCGATCGCGCACTACGGCACTTCGAACATCGGCAAGCTGAAGTACGTGTACCGCATCGGCCTCGCGCTTCGCTACGGCCGCACGATGCAGTGCATCGCGGGCATCCACTACAACTATTCGCTGAACGAAGAAGTGTGGCGGCTGCTGCATGCGGACCAGCAGTCCACCGCGAACGCGGTCGACTTCCAGTCCGACCGCTATCTCGCGCTGATCCGCAACTTCCGCCGCACCAACTGGCTGTTGATGTATCTGTTCGGCGCATCGCCGGCGCTGGATCGGCGTTTTCTCCGCGATCGCAAACACACACTCGATTCGCTCGACGCCGACACGCTCTATCGTCCGTACGCAACCAGTTTGCGCATGAGCGACCTCGGCTATTCGAACACTACGGCGCAAGCCGAATTGCACGCCGATTACGACACGCTGCCCGGCTACCTCGACGCGCTCGCGAAAGCCGTGAGCCAGCCGTATCCCGCGTACGAGGCAATCGGCACGCAACGCGACGGCGAGTGGGTGCAGATCAACACCAACGTGCTGCAGATCGAGAACGAGTTCTACTCGACGATCCGTCCGAAGCGCATCACGCATCCAGGCGAGCGTCCGCTGCATGCGCTGGCCGCGCGCGGCGTGCAATACGTGGAAGTGCGTTGCATGGACATCGACCCGTTCGAGCCGACCGGCATTTCGCTCGAGACGTCGCGCTTTCTCGACGCCTACCTGCTGGTCTGCGCGCTCGACGACAGCGCGCTGTTACCGCCTGATGCTTATGCCGAAGCCAACCAGAATTTCGGCCGCGTGACCATGGAAGGGCGCAAGCCGGGCCTCGAACTGACGCGCGACGGCCAACCGGTTGCGATGACGGACTGGGCGAACGAGTTGCTCATCAAGATCGACGCGGCCGCGGCCGCACTGGACACTTTGCATGGCGGCGATGCGCATGCACGCGCCGTCGCGGTTCAGCGCGCGAAGCTGGCGGATGCATCGCTGACGCCGTCGGCGCGCGTGCTGCAGACCATGCGCGAGAAGCAGCAGAGCTTCCTCGCATTCGGTCTTGAACAAAGCGAGGCACACGCCGCGTATTTCCGCGCGCGTCCGCTGGATGCAGAGCAGACCCAGGCTTTCACCGATCTGGCCGCACAATCGCTCGCCGAGCAAGCCAAACTCGAACAGGAAGAAGTCGGTTCGTTCGACGCGTTCGTCGCCGCGTATCGGGCGTACACGCTAAACCGGTTCAGTGTCTGA
- the gspL gene encoding type II secretion system protein GspL has product MSTLIVLLPPRDPAVPSQEWQLPELPFVLLDKSGRAQRTGRSALALLPRASTTVLMVAARDLLMMPATLPPLRGPRLRQALPNIVEDQLIQDPQTCHIAVDPKPLAGGRQLLAIIDRGWFRYICESFTNAGHRSLRAVPVTRCLPQAAALDADVPAEVAETVNAGEPAMAGAADVATSLPGVAPVLTPGVVAAVPMVAAVLGAVVQTAPALLLEGVTNSAGERGVPRVELAIARGVQGEGLAVPASAVNATLSALAGAAPVSLHMLTEVPGNEPSLAPNSPARLAAYIHGASPLPFEQLARRALECRFDLCQFEFASQPWRLDRATLRRLRLPVLLAVGALLVAIIGANAQWLMLARQRDAINTQMTELLLNTFPKTTVVLDAPDQMSRQLQQLRVAAGELSPDDFLPLADGLARSLPPVPVNGIAALDYHDRRLDVNFKPEIKLDPDFAKRLARNGLSGAIDSNTGKWTIRNGQ; this is encoded by the coding sequence TTGAGCACGCTGATCGTTCTATTGCCGCCGCGTGACCCGGCGGTGCCATCGCAGGAATGGCAACTGCCGGAGCTGCCGTTCGTGCTGCTCGACAAGTCGGGCCGCGCCCAGCGCACCGGCCGGTCGGCGCTCGCGCTGCTGCCGCGCGCCTCCACCACGGTGCTGATGGTCGCCGCGCGCGACCTGCTGATGATGCCCGCCACACTGCCGCCACTGCGCGGCCCGCGGCTGCGTCAGGCGCTGCCCAATATCGTCGAGGATCAACTGATCCAGGACCCGCAGACCTGTCACATCGCCGTCGACCCGAAACCGCTCGCGGGCGGCCGGCAGCTGCTGGCGATCATCGACCGCGGCTGGTTCCGGTATATCTGCGAATCGTTCACCAACGCCGGCCATCGCAGCTTGCGCGCGGTGCCGGTCACACGCTGCCTGCCGCAGGCGGCCGCACTTGATGCCGATGTGCCCGCCGAAGTCGCGGAAACGGTGAATGCGGGTGAGCCGGCCATGGCAGGCGCGGCCGACGTGGCGACGTCGTTGCCGGGCGTCGCGCCGGTGCTGACGCCCGGCGTCGTGGCTGCGGTGCCGATGGTGGCCGCCGTGCTCGGCGCCGTGGTGCAGACCGCGCCCGCCCTGCTGCTCGAAGGCGTGACAAACAGCGCAGGCGAGCGCGGCGTGCCGCGCGTCGAACTGGCGATTGCACGCGGAGTGCAAGGCGAAGGGTTGGCAGTGCCTGCCAGCGCCGTGAACGCGACGCTCAGCGCGCTCGCCGGGGCGGCGCCGGTGTCGCTACACATGCTCACCGAAGTGCCCGGCAACGAGCCGAGTCTCGCGCCGAATAGCCCGGCACGGCTGGCTGCGTACATCCACGGCGCCAGTCCGCTGCCGTTCGAACAGCTCGCGCGGCGCGCGCTGGAGTGCCGCTTCGACTTGTGCCAGTTCGAGTTCGCCTCGCAGCCGTGGCGGCTCGACCGCGCGACGCTGCGGCGTCTGCGGCTGCCGGTGTTGCTCGCGGTCGGCGCGCTGCTGGTTGCGATCATCGGCGCAAACGCGCAGTGGCTGATGCTCGCGCGCCAACGCGATGCAATCAACACGCAGATGACCGAACTGCTGCTCAATACCTTCCCCAAAACGACCGTCGTGCTCGACGCGCCCGACCAGATGTCGCGCCAGTTGCAGCAGCTGCGCGTCGCGGCGGGCGAACTGTCGCCGGACGATTTTCTGCCGCTCGCCGATGGGCTCGCGCGCTCTCTGCCGCCGGTGCCGGTCAACGGGATTGCCGCGCTCGACTATCACGACCGGCGGCTCGACGTGAACTTCAAGCCGGAGATCAAGCTCGATCCCGATTTCGCGAAGCGCCTGGCGCGTAACGGCCTGAGCGGCGCGATCGACAGCAATACCGGCAAGTGGACCATCAGGAACGGACAATGA
- a CDS encoding DHA2 family efflux MFS transporter permease subunit: protein MNATASAAALPAAEPAPLKGGALALLTVGLALGTFMEVLDTSIANVAVPTISGSLGVATSQGTWVISSYSVASAIAVPLTGWLARRVGEVKLFTLSVLLFTIASALCGFAHNFESLIAFRLVQGLVSGPMVPLSQTILMRSYPPEKRGLALGLWAMTVICAPIFGPVMGGYITDNYTWPWIFYINVPIGLFSAVCAFLLLRGRETKTTKQRIDAVGLALLVIGVSCLQMVLDLGKDRDWFNSTFIVTLAVIAVISLAFMLVWEMTEKEPVVDLSLFKDRNFALGVVIVSFGFMAFFGSVVIFPLWLQTVMGYTAGLAGLATAPVGLLALFLSPMIGKNMHRLNLRVVASFAFIVFAFVSFWNSTFTLDVPFNHVIWPRLVQGIGVACFFVPMTTITLSSVPDERLASASGLSNFFRTLSGAIGTAISTTYWENDTIRHHAMLTDSVNVYAANTNAYTDSLAGLGLSGDGITAQLNQVVTAQAYMMATNDFFRISCAAFLVLAALVWVTKPRKGVGPSMGH, encoded by the coding sequence ATGAACGCCACGGCTTCCGCCGCCGCCCTACCCGCCGCTGAACCCGCCCCGCTCAAGGGCGGCGCCTTGGCCTTGCTCACGGTCGGGCTTGCGCTCGGCACGTTCATGGAAGTGCTCGACACGTCGATTGCGAATGTCGCGGTGCCGACCATTTCCGGCAGCCTCGGTGTCGCGACCAGCCAGGGCACCTGGGTGATCTCGTCGTATTCGGTCGCCTCGGCGATCGCAGTGCCGCTGACAGGCTGGCTCGCGCGGCGTGTCGGCGAAGTGAAGCTCTTCACGCTGTCCGTGTTGCTCTTCACGATCGCTTCCGCGCTGTGCGGCTTCGCGCACAACTTCGAATCGCTGATTGCGTTCCGGCTGGTGCAGGGGCTCGTTTCGGGACCGATGGTGCCGCTTTCGCAGACCATTCTGATGCGCTCCTACCCGCCGGAAAAGCGCGGACTCGCGCTGGGTCTATGGGCGATGACGGTGATTTGTGCGCCCATCTTCGGGCCCGTGATGGGCGGCTACATCACCGACAACTACACCTGGCCGTGGATCTTCTACATCAACGTGCCGATCGGTCTGTTTTCGGCGGTATGTGCGTTCCTGCTGCTGCGCGGCCGTGAGACAAAGACCACGAAACAGCGCATCGACGCGGTCGGCCTCGCGCTGCTCGTGATCGGCGTGTCGTGCCTGCAGATGGTGCTCGACCTCGGCAAGGATCGCGACTGGTTCAACTCGACGTTTATCGTGACGCTGGCGGTGATCGCGGTGATCTCGCTCGCCTTCATGCTCGTATGGGAGATGACGGAAAAGGAGCCGGTGGTCGATCTTTCGCTATTCAAGGATCGCAACTTCGCGCTCGGCGTGGTGATCGTGTCGTTCGGCTTTATGGCCTTCTTCGGCTCGGTGGTGATTTTCCCGCTCTGGCTGCAAACGGTGATGGGTTACACCGCCGGGCTGGCTGGTTTGGCGACCGCGCCGGTCGGTCTGCTCGCGCTGTTTTTGTCGCCGATGATCGGCAAGAACATGCACCGGCTGAACCTGCGCGTGGTGGCGAGTTTTGCGTTCATCGTGTTTGCGTTCGTCTCGTTCTGGAACTCCACGTTCACCCTCGACGTGCCGTTCAATCACGTGATCTGGCCACGGCTCGTGCAAGGCATCGGCGTAGCCTGCTTCTTCGTGCCGATGACCACGATTACGCTCTCCAGTGTGCCGGATGAGCGGCTGGCGAGTGCATCCGGGTTGTCGAATTTCTTCCGGACGCTGTCGGGTGCGATCGGCACGGCGATCAGTACGACGTACTGGGAGAACGACACGATCCGCCATCACGCGATGCTGACCGATTCGGTCAACGTCTACGCCGCGAACACCAATGCTTATACCGATTCACTGGCCGGTCTCGGGCTCTCCGGCGACGGCATTACCGCGCAGTTGAACCAGGTGGTGACGGCGCAGGCTTATATGATGGCCACCAACGATTTCTTCCGCATTTCATGCGCGGCGTTTCTCGTGCTCGCGGCGCTGGTCTGGGTCACCAAGCCACGCAAGGGCGTGGGTCCTTCAATGGGCCATTGA
- the gspK gene encoding type II secretion system minor pseudopilin GspK, with the protein MTALSRVLNVRGGGFQMIHYRGCAGDPLSIGGVKRLSLPTFFAAAKKVGAAPHRGNANRPQRLQGKANKKANKNQPQKTQTGVAIISALLVVALSAILVSGMLWRQQVQIRRIENQRLLSQAQWVARGALDWTRLILRSEGDTSAGITYLGGLWGVPIAKTRLSDFLGQIGEVRAQQGAETYLSGSIEDAQAKFNLRNLVESPAPGVMQLDMNQIGAYQRLLASLGANSQLAKTTAIQVRASLAQSATRFQTVTSTNGTTATPPPIQGGATGGSFTNKPGIEDSEDSSANAPIQMTSVDSLLDIPGYTPEMVARLRPFVTVLPTVSAVNVNTASAEVIAAVVPGMSVSTAQAFVARRQTVFFRNVGDIQLALRGAGVQSVSIDPSELDVNSNYFLIHGRVQHERAEVDRTTLVYRDALTHTTRIVRVEDQL; encoded by the coding sequence ATGACGGCCTTGTCACGGGTGTTGAATGTGCGAGGCGGCGGATTCCAGATGATCCACTACCGGGGCTGTGCGGGGGATCCGCTTAGCATTGGCGGTGTAAAGCGGCTTTCTTTGCCTACTTTCTTTGCCGCGGCAAAGAAAGTAGGTGCCGCCCCGCACAGGGGCAACGCTAATAGACCACAAAGGCTTCAAGGAAAGGCCAACAAAAAGGCCAACAAAAACCAACCCCAAAAAACCCAAACCGGCGTAGCCATAATCAGCGCCTTACTAGTAGTCGCGCTATCAGCGATCCTGGTATCGGGCATGCTCTGGCGCCAGCAAGTCCAAATCCGCCGGATAGAAAACCAGCGCCTCCTCTCACAAGCCCAATGGGTAGCCCGCGGCGCGTTAGACTGGACGCGCCTGATCCTCCGCTCAGAAGGCGACACATCAGCCGGTATCACCTACCTTGGCGGCCTATGGGGCGTCCCAATAGCCAAAACCCGCCTATCCGATTTCCTGGGCCAAATAGGCGAAGTAAGAGCACAACAAGGCGCAGAAACCTACCTATCGGGTTCGATCGAAGACGCCCAGGCAAAATTCAACCTGAGAAATCTGGTGGAAAGCCCAGCCCCAGGCGTGATGCAACTGGACATGAACCAGATCGGCGCCTACCAGCGCCTACTGGCATCGCTCGGCGCAAACAGCCAGCTGGCAAAAACCACCGCAATCCAGGTCCGCGCGAGCCTGGCACAATCGGCAACCCGTTTTCAGACCGTCACGTCCACGAACGGCACGACCGCAACCCCGCCGCCGATCCAGGGCGGCGCCACCGGCGGCAGCTTCACCAACAAACCGGGTATCGAAGACAGCGAAGACAGCTCCGCCAACGCGCCGATCCAGATGACCAGCGTCGACTCGCTGCTCGATATCCCCGGCTACACGCCAGAAATGGTCGCGCGCTTGCGCCCCTTCGTCACCGTGCTGCCGACGGTATCGGCAGTCAACGTGAACACGGCTTCGGCCGAAGTCATCGCGGCGGTCGTGCCGGGAATGAGCGTGTCGACGGCGCAAGCCTTCGTTGCGCGCAGGCAAACGGTGTTTTTCCGCAATGTCGGCGACATACAGCTCGCGTTGCGCGGCGCCGGCGTGCAATCGGTCTCGATCGACCCGAGCGAACTCGACGTCAACTCGAATTACTTCCTCATCCACGGCCGCGTGCAGCACGAACGCGCCGAGGTGGACCGCACGACCCTCGTCTATCGCGACGCATTGACTCACACTACGCGTATCGTGCGAGTAGAAGACCAACTATGA
- a CDS encoding type II secretion system protein N, with translation MNYWMRRLRVALPWLVVAVLSAAAVMLTMLPAAWITPQFAKKTGGHVNLVNPAGSLWHGSATLMLAAGSDMSAATLLPGRIEWRTAFWPLFTGRVRMIMRHSEAMPEPITVDATPRTATVTSGSIAVPASLLSGLGAPFNTLDLQGNVQLSWSDWRSFNREAFGQLTIMLTDVSSRVSLVKPLGSYRVLFQAQGESSTLDLTTIKGPLMLTGNGTVSAASTSFHGTASAAPEARDNLAGLLNLLGRPSGPDTVALTFVH, from the coding sequence ATGAATTACTGGATGCGGCGCTTGCGCGTCGCGCTGCCCTGGCTGGTAGTCGCGGTGCTGTCCGCCGCGGCCGTGATGCTGACGATGCTGCCGGCCGCCTGGATCACCCCGCAGTTCGCCAAAAAGACGGGCGGCCACGTCAATCTCGTCAATCCGGCCGGATCGCTGTGGCACGGCTCGGCCACGCTGATGCTGGCCGCCGGCTCCGACATGAGCGCGGCGACGTTGCTGCCTGGCCGGATCGAATGGCGCACGGCGTTCTGGCCACTGTTTACCGGCCGCGTGCGCATGATCATGCGGCACAGCGAAGCGATGCCGGAGCCGATCACCGTCGACGCCACGCCGCGCACCGCGACTGTTACGTCCGGCTCGATCGCCGTGCCGGCTTCGCTGCTGAGCGGTCTTGGCGCGCCGTTTAACACGCTCGATCTGCAAGGCAATGTGCAGCTGTCCTGGTCCGACTGGCGCAGCTTCAATCGGGAGGCGTTCGGGCAACTGACCATCATGTTGACCGACGTCAGTTCGCGCGTCTCGCTGGTCAAACCGCTTGGCTCCTACCGCGTGCTATTTCAGGCGCAGGGCGAGTCGTCCACGCTCGACCTGACCACCATCAAGGGTCCGTTGATGCTGACCGGCAATGGCACGGTGTCGGCGGCATCGACGTCGTTTCATGGGACGGCCAGCGCCGCGCCTGAGGCCCGCGATAACCTCGCAGGATTGCTGAACCTGTTGGGGCGGCCGAGCGGGCCGGACACGGTGGCGTTGACGTTCGTGCACTGA
- a CDS encoding PulJ/GspJ family protein, with translation MKTTVRSERRRRLGVRGARGFTLIELLVAIAILAVIAVLSWRGLDQIIRGRQTITSAMEDERVFAQLFDQMRIDARQAASDDEAGQAAVSVSGSVLQIVREFRLPGAAPRLQVVRYRVSDGRVIRYASPPLANIGELRGALRGSEGEGWSGVPLMGGVGSISAQVYVPKVGWTTQMGEVQSAITEADNNLKVPQLGSAPLPRSVTGLQVSVGAKSLARPVTRVFLVGE, from the coding sequence ATGAAAACAACCGTTCGCTCTGAGCGCCGGCGCCGATTGGGCGTGAGGGGCGCGCGTGGTTTCACGCTGATCGAATTGCTGGTCGCGATTGCGATTCTGGCGGTGATTGCCGTGCTGTCGTGGCGCGGGCTCGACCAGATCATTCGCGGCCGGCAGACCATCACGAGCGCGATGGAGGACGAGCGCGTGTTTGCGCAGTTGTTCGACCAGATGCGGATTGATGCGCGGCAGGCCGCGTCGGATGATGAGGCTGGGCAGGCGGCGGTGTCGGTGTCCGGCAGCGTGTTGCAGATCGTGCGGGAATTCCGCTTGCCGGGTGCGGCGCCGCGGTTGCAGGTGGTGAGGTATCGGGTGTCCGATGGACGCGTGATCCGGTATGCGTCGCCGCCTTTGGCGAATATCGGAGAGTTGAGGGGGGCGCTGCGCGGTAGTGAAGGTGAAGGGTGGAGCGGTGTGCCGTTGATGGGCGGTGTTGGGTCTATTTCTGCTCAGGTTTATGTGCCCAAGGTGGGGTGGACTACGCAGATGGGAGAGGTGCAGAGTGCCATTACGGAGGCGGACAATAATCTTAAGGTGCCCCAGTTGGGGAGTGCGCCGCTGCCGCGGTCTGTGACTGGGTTGCAGGTGAGTGTTGGGGCTAAGTCGTTGGCGCGGCCTGTTACTCGGGTTTTTCTCGTCGGAGAGTGA
- a CDS encoding MarR family winged helix-turn-helix transcriptional regulator, with protein sequence MTEGPYKADEIHLESSLGYYLTKARNVLVERTDRAVKPLGLTTQQIGVILMLSSRRASTPFELSRAMSYDSGSMTRLLDRLEKKGFIVRSRSETDRRMVELELTPQGHDAARQLPGLGAAVLNEQLRGFSAADHAALIDLLGRFIANGIDAGASAGCGLGPQQESLDESPEASPREHGEH encoded by the coding sequence ATGACTGAAGGCCCCTACAAGGCGGACGAGATTCACCTCGAATCGAGTCTCGGCTACTACCTGACGAAAGCTCGAAACGTGCTGGTCGAGCGGACGGATCGTGCGGTCAAGCCGTTGGGACTGACCACGCAACAGATCGGCGTGATCCTGATGCTGTCGTCGCGGCGCGCGAGTACACCGTTCGAACTGTCGCGCGCCATGTCGTATGACAGCGGATCGATGACACGTCTGCTCGATCGCCTCGAAAAGAAAGGCTTTATCGTGCGCTCGCGTAGCGAGACCGATCGGCGGATGGTGGAGCTGGAGTTGACGCCGCAGGGCCACGACGCCGCGCGGCAACTACCTGGCTTGGGTGCGGCAGTGCTGAACGAACAGCTGCGTGGGTTTTCGGCCGCCGACCACGCCGCGTTGATCGACCTGCTCGGCCGTTTCATCGCGAACGGCATCGACGCGGGAGCAAGCGCGGGGTGTGGATTGGGGCCGCAGCAGGAATCGCTGGACGAATCACCCGAAGCCTCGCCGCGCGAACACGGCGAACACTAA